In Ruania zhangjianzhongii, the following proteins share a genomic window:
- a CDS encoding GntR family transcriptional regulator, which yields MHVATSSQYKLGPSSLGEALFEALRSRIINGDIAPGEKVTELRVASEYGIARPTAKACLERLTALGLLRRVAHKSAVVPRLTDAEIRDLFFSRSTFESTAVAHLAGKKKVPEELTRAQQAMQAAEAHGEFTELVQADITFHWGLVRGFESERLSRMYEMISGEIQLTIGQYQAHRRTTLSTVTAEHQAVIDAIAVGDVEAACHALAGHISLARDRVLAELHSHDVPSA from the coding sequence ATGCACGTGGCTACGTCGTCGCAGTACAAACTCGGACCATCCTCGCTAGGTGAGGCGCTTTTCGAGGCGCTGCGAAGCAGGATCATCAACGGTGATATCGCTCCGGGTGAAAAGGTGACGGAGCTTCGAGTCGCCAGCGAGTACGGTATCGCGCGACCGACCGCGAAGGCGTGCCTGGAGCGGCTCACCGCCCTAGGGCTTCTTCGCCGCGTGGCGCACAAGTCCGCCGTAGTGCCGCGGCTGACCGATGCTGAGATCAGGGACCTCTTCTTCAGCCGGTCGACTTTCGAGTCGACCGCAGTCGCGCATCTGGCGGGCAAGAAGAAGGTCCCGGAGGAGCTGACCCGCGCTCAGCAAGCGATGCAGGCAGCCGAGGCGCACGGCGAGTTCACCGAACTCGTCCAGGCCGACATCACGTTCCACTGGGGCCTCGTGCGAGGCTTCGAGAGTGAGCGACTGAGCCGCATGTACGAGATGATCTCCGGTGAGATCCAACTGACGATCGGGCAGTACCAGGCGCACCGGCGCACCACGCTCTCGACCGTGACTGCTGAACACCAAGCGGTCATCGATGCGATTGCCGTAGGCGACGTCGAGGCGGCGTGCCACGCGCTGGCGGGGCATATCAGCCTCGCCCGGGATCGGGTGCTCGCCGAGCTGCACAGCCACGACGTGCCATCGGCTTGA
- a CDS encoding D-2-hydroxyacid dehydrogenase — protein sequence MIDTIVVKRPAAPSVQQLKQAAAGREVVEIEQVSEQSCRASGVDPLRVGAVLGASPGDDLSFLPALRWVHSSAAGVDAWMAAGAIPDQALLTSAVGNGAVPLAEHALLLMLMLNRDAPRWFRAQQRREWDRYVHGELAGASLGIVGYGNSGTDLAGKALACHMQVRALRRSVGPAQDGDVRLVYHREGLEELLRESDFVVVTTPLTALTRGLIGAEELALMMPSAFLVVVSRGGIVDDDALLAALREGTIAGAGLDAHGDEPLPADSELWDLQNVIVTPHNGATTPGTGERGRQIVLDNVARWVNGDTLVNVVDPSQGY from the coding sequence ATGATCGACACGATCGTGGTCAAGCGGCCGGCGGCTCCGTCCGTTCAGCAGCTGAAGCAGGCTGCCGCGGGACGAGAGGTGGTGGAGATCGAGCAGGTGAGCGAGCAGAGCTGTCGGGCGAGCGGAGTCGACCCTCTCCGCGTCGGGGCGGTCCTCGGTGCCTCGCCCGGGGATGACCTGAGCTTCCTGCCAGCACTGCGGTGGGTGCACAGCAGCGCCGCCGGCGTGGATGCCTGGATGGCGGCTGGGGCGATACCGGACCAGGCACTCTTGACCTCCGCCGTCGGCAACGGGGCGGTCCCGCTCGCGGAGCATGCGCTCCTCCTGATGCTCATGCTGAACCGAGACGCGCCGCGGTGGTTCCGGGCGCAGCAGCGGCGGGAGTGGGACCGCTATGTGCACGGTGAACTTGCGGGGGCGTCTCTGGGCATCGTGGGCTACGGCAACAGTGGGACTGACCTCGCAGGGAAGGCCCTGGCATGCCATATGCAGGTCCGTGCACTGCGCCGGAGTGTAGGTCCGGCGCAGGACGGAGACGTCCGTCTGGTGTACCACCGGGAGGGGCTGGAGGAGCTGCTCCGGGAGAGCGACTTCGTTGTGGTCACCACCCCCCTCACCGCGCTGACCCGGGGCCTGATCGGTGCCGAAGAACTGGCGCTGATGATGCCGAGCGCGTTCCTCGTGGTGGTCTCACGTGGCGGCATCGTGGACGACGACGCGCTCCTCGCTGCGCTCCGAGAGGGCACGATCGCCGGCGCTGGCCTTGACGCGCATGGCGACGAGCCGCTTCCCGCTGACAGTGAGCTGTGGGACCTGCAGAATGTCATCGTCACTCCGCATAATGGCGCGACGACGCCCGGTACCGGTGAGCGTGGTCGCCAGATCGTGCTCGATAATGTCGCTCGCTGGGTGAACGGGGACACGCTGGTCAACGTGGTCGATCCGTCCCAAGGCTACTGA
- a CDS encoding carbohydrate ABC transporter permease: MAESTMTATEHPPTSTGRLGQRASMTQRRRRSSILRHGGLILFGIFMLYPLIWMAVSAFKPGHLVLTDPSIIPTELTLENFRLGWEVGEYTFLVFFANSTIVALSCVAGNLIACSLTAYALARLEFRARKVYFAIVLVSVMLPMHVTIIPQYIIFANLDLVNTFVPLILPKFLATDAFFIFLMVQFIRGIPRELDQAAWIDGSGPFRTFWYIVLPLMRPALITTAIFTFIWTWNDFFGQLIYLTDNAVYTVPVALNALVDSTSNQGVGTLMAMSLLSLAPILCFFAFAQKYLIKGISTTGLK; the protein is encoded by the coding sequence ATGGCTGAATCGACGATGACAGCGACGGAGCACCCGCCCACCTCCACGGGGCGGCTCGGCCAGCGTGCCTCGATGACGCAGCGCCGTCGGCGTAGCAGCATCCTGCGGCACGGGGGCCTGATCCTGTTCGGAATCTTCATGCTCTACCCGCTGATCTGGATGGCGGTCAGTGCTTTCAAGCCGGGGCATCTGGTGCTGACTGACCCGAGCATCATCCCGACCGAGCTCACCCTGGAGAACTTCAGGCTCGGCTGGGAGGTCGGGGAGTACACCTTCCTGGTGTTCTTTGCGAACTCGACGATCGTGGCGCTGAGCTGTGTCGCCGGGAATCTGATCGCGTGTTCCCTGACGGCGTATGCCCTGGCACGCCTGGAGTTCCGCGCGCGTAAGGTCTACTTCGCGATCGTGCTCGTCTCGGTCATGCTACCGATGCATGTGACGATCATCCCGCAGTACATCATCTTTGCGAATCTGGACCTGGTGAACACGTTCGTGCCGTTGATCCTGCCGAAGTTCCTCGCCACGGATGCGTTCTTCATCTTCCTCATGGTGCAGTTCATCCGGGGGATTCCTAGAGAGTTGGATCAGGCGGCGTGGATCGACGGGTCGGGCCCCTTCCGCACGTTCTGGTACATCGTGTTGCCCTTGATGCGGCCAGCCTTGATCACGACGGCGATATTCACTTTCATCTGGACCTGGAACGACTTCTTCGGCCAGTTGATCTACCTGACCGACAATGCGGTCTACACCGTGCCGGTGGCGTTGAATGCCCTGGTCGACTCGACGTCGAACCAGGGGGTGGGGACGCTGATGGCGATGTCGCTGCTGTCTCTCGCGCCGATCCTGTGCTTCTTCGCCTTTGCGCAGAAGTACTTGATCAAGGGCATCTCGACCACGGGCTTGAAGTGA
- a CDS encoding carbohydrate ABC transporter permease, with amino-acid sequence MSQTLTDSARSGSQAAPPPPSRRKRKSWRRQEGAAHVFMLPWLLGLVLVTAVPMLASLYLSFTNYNVLSSPEFIGGENFARLVEDPRFWNSVRVTVTYVFVSVPLQLAFALLLALVLDKGLRGLAIYRSAYYLPSLLGGSVAVAVLWRQVFGHSGLVNQFLALFGVEGSSWLQNSGTALGTLIILNVWTFGSPMIIFLAGLRQIPEEYYEAARVDGASAVRQFSKITVPLLTPIIFFNLILQTIGAFQAFTQAHIISGGTGGPSDSTLFYTLYIYQKAFVSFDMGYASALAWVLLAVIGIITAVHFTLSKYWVFYGD; translated from the coding sequence ATGTCCCAGACGCTGACGGACTCAGCGAGGTCTGGGTCGCAAGCCGCGCCACCACCCCCCTCGCGGCGGAAGAGGAAGTCGTGGCGTCGTCAGGAGGGTGCTGCGCACGTCTTCATGCTCCCGTGGCTTCTCGGCCTGGTGCTGGTGACCGCGGTGCCGATGCTCGCGTCGTTGTACCTGTCCTTCACGAACTACAACGTGCTCTCCAGCCCTGAATTCATCGGCGGTGAGAACTTCGCCCGACTGGTCGAGGACCCTCGGTTCTGGAACTCGGTCCGGGTCACAGTGACCTATGTGTTCGTCTCGGTGCCTTTGCAGCTGGCGTTCGCGTTGTTGTTGGCCCTGGTGTTGGACAAGGGTCTGCGCGGACTGGCGATCTACCGAAGTGCGTACTATCTGCCGTCACTGCTGGGCGGTTCGGTAGCGGTCGCGGTGCTGTGGCGGCAGGTGTTCGGCCATAGCGGGCTGGTGAACCAGTTCCTCGCCCTGTTCGGAGTGGAGGGTTCGAGCTGGCTGCAGAACTCCGGAACCGCGCTCGGCACCCTGATCATCCTCAACGTCTGGACCTTCGGGTCGCCGATGATCATCTTCTTAGCGGGCCTGCGCCAGATCCCCGAGGAGTACTACGAGGCGGCCCGGGTGGACGGCGCATCGGCGGTCCGGCAGTTCAGCAAGATCACCGTGCCGCTACTGACGCCGATCATCTTCTTCAACCTGATCTTGCAGACGATCGGAGCGTTCCAGGCGTTCACGCAGGCACACATCATCAGCGGCGGAACCGGCGGGCCCTCAGACTCGACCCTGTTCTACACGCTGTACATCTATCAGAAGGCATTCGTCAGCTTCGACATGGGTTACGCCTCCGCCCTGGCGTGGGTGCTTCTCGCGGTGATCGGGATCATCACCGCGGTGCACTTCACCTTGTCCAAGTACTGGGTGTTCTACGGAGATTGA